A genomic stretch from Desulfohalobium retbaense DSM 5692 includes:
- a CDS encoding thioredoxin family protein encodes MRIQVLGPGCPNCEKTEQIVREALQEAGVEATVEKVSDFQEIAQMGVLSTPAVVVDGQIKVTGKVPKKQDVLGWIGAAP; translated from the coding sequence ATGCGTATTCAGGTTTTGGGACCAGGATGTCCGAATTGTGAAAAGACGGAACAGATCGTTCGTGAAGCGCTTCAAGAAGCGGGAGTGGAGGCGACGGTTGAAAAGGTCAGTGATTTTCAGGAAATCGCCCAGATGGGGGTCTTGTCGACACCGGCTGTTGTTGTCGATGGACAGATCAAAGTAACTGGCAAGGTTCCGAAAAAACAGGACGTCCTTGGCTGGATAGGTGCCGCTCCATAA
- a CDS encoding permease, with product MEPLETETCACQSGHSSQQGGERPRLARQLGMLALALVLWVAVYQQLLPVSQWLAFDLLGLSPESHLGDAVRFFLYDTPKVLMLLVLVVYAIGVIRSFFTPERTRAILAGKRESLGNVLAALLGVVTPFCSCSAVPLFIGFVSAGIPLGVTFSFLISAPMVNEIALVLLYGLFGWKVAGLYMVTGLGVAIVAGWTLGRLRLEKHLQDWVRQIHAGAVQDQPAEQSWSDRLNYGLEQVKEIVGKVWIYVIIGIGVGAGIHGYVPEGMMASIMGEQAWWSVPLAVVIGIPMYTNAAGVIPIVEALMAKGAALGTVLAFMMSVIALSLPEMVILRKVLKVRLIAVFIGVVGLGILLVGYLFNTLI from the coding sequence ATGGAACCTTTGGAAACCGAAACATGTGCCTGCCAGAGTGGCCACTCTTCACAGCAGGGCGGCGAGCGGCCTCGGTTGGCCCGGCAATTGGGGATGCTGGCTCTGGCTCTTGTGCTCTGGGTAGCGGTTTACCAGCAACTTCTGCCGGTTTCGCAATGGCTCGCCTTCGATCTGCTGGGTCTTTCGCCGGAAAGCCATCTGGGTGATGCAGTCCGGTTTTTCCTCTATGATACTCCCAAGGTGCTCATGCTCCTTGTCCTGGTCGTCTATGCCATTGGGGTCATCCGCTCGTTTTTTACGCCGGAACGGACGCGGGCCATTTTGGCCGGCAAACGCGAATCCCTGGGCAATGTTCTGGCGGCCCTGCTCGGTGTGGTGACGCCGTTTTGTTCTTGTTCGGCCGTGCCCCTGTTTATCGGTTTCGTGTCCGCCGGCATCCCGCTTGGGGTGACCTTTTCCTTTCTGATTTCCGCGCCGATGGTCAATGAAATCGCCCTGGTCTTGCTCTACGGTCTTTTCGGCTGGAAAGTGGCCGGGCTGTATATGGTGACTGGACTCGGTGTGGCCATCGTGGCTGGGTGGACGCTGGGGCGCCTGCGCCTGGAAAAACATCTCCAGGACTGGGTCCGGCAGATCCACGCCGGAGCGGTACAAGATCAGCCTGCCGAGCAAAGTTGGAGTGATCGCCTGAACTATGGTCTGGAACAGGTCAAGGAAATTGTCGGCAAGGTTTGGATCTATGTCATCATCGGCATCGGTGTCGGCGCTGGCATCCACGGCTACGTACCCGAAGGAATGATGGCCTCGATCATGGGCGAACAAGCGTGGTGGTCGGTCCCCTTGGCGGTCGTTATCGGTATCCCGATGTACACCAATGCCGCCGGGGTGATCCCGATCGTGGAGGCCCTTATGGCCAAGGGCGCGGCCCTGGGCACGGTGTTGGCCTTCATGATGAGTGTTATCGCGCTTTCCCTGCCGGAGATGGTCATTTTGCGCAAGGTGCTCAAAGTTCGGCTCATTGCCGTGTTTATCGGTGTTGTCGGTCTGGGGATTCTGCTAGTGGGGTATCTGTTCAATACCCTCATTTAG
- a CDS encoding ArsR/SmtB family transcription factor, whose product MQTIVRRKPDAYYTARAEVFKALGHPTRLRFVQALAEGELCVCHLQELVDADMSTVSKHLSVLRQAGVVQSEKRGNQVYYRLRLPCVGQFMDCIDAMLQEQVSDHLEAVGSALR is encoded by the coding sequence ATGCAAACGATCGTAAGACGCAAACCTGATGCCTATTACACTGCCCGGGCTGAAGTTTTCAAAGCCCTGGGACATCCGACCAGACTGCGCTTTGTTCAGGCCTTGGCCGAAGGCGAGTTGTGTGTCTGCCATCTGCAGGAACTTGTTGACGCGGACATGTCGACTGTTTCCAAACACCTTTCCGTGTTGCGCCAAGCCGGCGTGGTCCAGAGCGAAAAACGCGGCAATCAGGTCTATTACCGACTGCGGCTTCCTTGCGTTGGGCAATTCATGGACTGTATCGATGCCATGCTCCAGGAGCAGGTTTCAGACCACTTGGAGGCTGTGGGCTCGGCTTTGCGCTGA